Genomic DNA from Mauremys mutica isolate MM-2020 ecotype Southern chromosome 13, ASM2049712v1, whole genome shotgun sequence:
GGGCAAGAACCCCGGGGGTAAACTGCCCCCCCTCACGCCACCCTAGAAAGGTCTCAATGATCCCCCATAATTAGAGACTGGCCTAAACGTGACATGGGAGGTGCCTCTCTCCCCAATATTGGTTTTCTGGCATTACGTGttgtaactctggatattcttgttatccaggTCTGAGATTCTAGACCCTCCTGTGACTGCCACAATGGAAGGCCCCAGACACGGTTTCGCTGTgggcctccacagctcccattttcTTTGCAGCAAGAGCAGGAaaagtttgttttatttaaacaaaaacaaattgcaGAATCTGATGGTTTAGTCCTCCTGTTCTTCCCCTCCCTCAAACTTGCCAGGAAAGGCTTCCTACTTGCCACTGGTGACTGGACTTCATGCCTGGCTCCTGGGTAACTTTATTTCCCCCGGCTATCCCTCCCTGGGTCAGCTACTCTCAGCGATACTAAACCCGCTGGCATGTGGGACATGAtcctgcagctctgtgctgaatCTGTCTGGAATGTCTTTGGGCCGAGCacagttccagcaccactggctcACCAGCCCAACGCTCAACGTATGGTAATGGATGTGCTTTCTGGAATTATGGGAACATTCCATCAGCGCTCAAGGGGTTAAAGAGGGAAATTCTTTAAGTGACAGTAAGACAAAATTATTCAAAAGGCAGgttatttagatacctaaagcTGCCACTAATGTGGACAGGACCCCAAGGAAAGAGGAAGCTCGGTCGTCATAAAACTGATCAAGGGCAGACAGGACATCTCGGATCACATCCTCCACCAGTGGGAGCAAGCTGGCATCCGAATGCCTGAGCATGGCCTCCAGGACCTGCGAGGCGTGAGGCTGATGTGCCACCCGACGCAGGTTTAGGGAAATCCCATTCACCAGATAGTCCGAGTTACCATTTATCAGATTTTGCACAGAGTCATAGCCACAGGCATGGCAGACATCCACCATGGTTCCAGTCGCCGTCTGACTAATGAGCAGACTACTGTCCCCGGCCTTTTCAAGCACAGGGTAGAGGACTGATGCTAGAAGCAAGCGGAACTCTTTCCCCAGCACATACGCAAAGCAGCCAACCCCCTCCAGCTGGATGCAGATCTGCCAGATATTGCTGTTCATGGAGCGGATGGTTGGGCTTGGGTCTGAAGAAGGGGAGGAGGATGAAATCAAAGAACTGCTGTGTGCACCTCTTGGGATAGCACATACTCCTGAATGTTTCACAGTTAACTCATCGCTGGTTCCCTCAGTGTCAATGCTGGTGGTCAGATACCAGTTTGCCTGGTCAGTATATTCTTCGAGGATGGATGTTATGGTCCCTTTAAGGTCTTCCGTGCTCACTGCAGTTTCCCTTTCGTGAAGAACATCAACCCCCAGTCCAGCAGCTCCTGTGATCAACTCATTGAGGACCATGGCAGCCTGCTTCCGATACACCACAGATTCGTTGTATAGCCCCATGAAATGATCCACTAGCAAGTAGAGGTTTCCGTAGTAGCCAAGTACTCGGCAAACCTGCTGAATGAGCAAGAAAATCCGCTCATCAAAGAAGAACCGGAAGTATTTCTTCTGACCTTTGCCATGCTGCAAGGAACCCGAGGGCTCACCTAGAGAGTCTTCAGGGCCCCAACGTCTTTCTTCAACAATCTTCACATCAGCCACATCCAGCTCCAGAACTTGCATCAGAGCTTTGGAGAGACGCTGGAGGTGGGCAGCAGAGTTGAGCACAATGTTCACCTTGGGGCCCAGCAACTTCAGGGAGCCGAGTAATAAGCTCAAGGTAGAGAACTTGCCTTGATCATCCTGGGAATTCATCAGACGTGGAAGGGCTGTGGCCAGGGAATGCAGATTCTCTGACAGAATATCAGCAAGAGCCCTGTTCTCAGCTACTGTTCTCAGCTCCGCAATGCTCCTGAGAATCTCATGACACTTGCTTTGGACCTCATTGCTTTCATCATTAACAAGCCCAACCAAGGCTTTTAACAGGTGACCAACTGATTCTACCAGTGACTGACTGCACTTCAACATAAGGTGATGGACCAGCTCCACCAATTCCATCCTGACCTTCCAGTGAGGGTGAAGAGAAGCAAATTCAACTATCTTGTGGATAAGGAGAGACAATTTGTCTGCAGTGCTTTTTACCCAGTCCGGTCCTCTATGGACCACCAGCTCAGATACTCTGCTTTGTTCCACTGAAGGCTTCTCTTCATCCTGTGTGATTGTGGCTAGTTGTTCATCTGCCATCACCAAGCAGACAGTTTGATAAAAGAGCCTGATGGCAGAAACAGTGACCATATGACCTTGTTTGATGTCTCCAGTAATAACCCGGGACAGGGCAGTAGAGATCCCAGGTAGAAAAGAAGCAAACAAATTCCCACATTGTCTTGTTTCAACTGTGTCTAGGAGTCTATGATGCTCCTGGCAGTCACACTGCAGAATTAGGACCTGTAAACACTTTAAGGCAGCCAGCTTaatttgctttgctttttctTGTTCTGCTAAGGCCAAAAGCAAAGATACAGCAAATCCTAAGTGAGGAAGGGTAGAAGGTTGATACAAAGTAAGGATAATGTCCCCATAAGCTGAATGCATCAGGACCTGGAGTGCTTGGATTACAGTCAGTTTTAATTCCTCTGAtagcggggctggtggctgcaAACCAGATGGAGAAGATAGACACAGGCAGAGCTCAGAAAAAAGCTCCTGAAGGAGGTCCTGCTTCTTCACACACGTTGTTGAAAGAATGGACGTGATGCACTGCACCACACTCTGGACAAGTCTCTCTCGTTTGGGTCCTGGGGTCTTCAGGGTGAACCTCAATGGGAAAAGGACATACTCCTGCAGTTCCTGCAGGGCAGAGTCACTGACTGTCTGCAGCTGAGCCTGCAAGCATTCCACATTCTCAGTAGTCTGCACCTTTGTTAGCTGTACACAAACTGGGCGCAAGATCCCGAACGCTTCTTGTGGGGTATCAaaaacagccattgtccagcaatcCTCTTCTTACGTGACTGTAGTTATCATCCtgcaggaaggaaagaaaagcaaTACTTGCTTCAATGAAAACAGCATTAAAACAATTGCAATCTGTTCCTTACTGATTAGCCAGACCTACTGTGCTCAGAAAAGTGTGACAGTATCTATTGCAAAGCAAAAGGTAATTCCATTCATTTCTCTCTAAGTGGTATAATAAGCATTCCGATTATTATACAGGAGCCCTTTAGGCTTCCACCCTagaagtgctttgagacctatggatgaaaagcattatataaGATCTTGgcgttgttatttattattattagaatTAAGGGTGGATGGGAGGGGAGTATATACTTTTACCTATAGAAATCTATAACTTAATGTGTTTGCGTGAAAATGGTCTACTCTATGTTAGTCAGGTCTGACTCGAAGGAAAACCAATCATCACTAATGATTTATTTAACACAGCAGGTATAACGCAGCAGCTATAGACCCAGGAGACGAGGGCAGTTTCTTAGCTGAAGTACAGTGaatgtttgttttgttcaacatttctctttagTTTCTGGCAGGATGGGTTGAGCCCTGTTTCTCCAGTGTTTGGCTCCATCTCAACCAGATCTACAGCAGTGTTTAACTTTGGTTTTCAAAAACACTTTAAGCATGAGTGTAACCAAATAAGATTGTAATTGtgaggacagatttttaaaggtaccaGATACTTCCAGATGCAGACAGCagcctactgggattttcaaaagcatcaaaGGGACCTAGGCACTTCTTAAAATCCTATTAGGTATTTATCTGCAGCTGCTtaagtatctttaaaaatctggtcttttgtcaGGGGCCATGAAGGCAAACTCTTAAAACAAAGCCATATTCTAGCATAGTAGGGCTATGGCAGTGCATATGCTTGTAGGCCCCAGCTTGAGTCTGCTGAGCTAAAGTGCAGAACAAAGGTAGGTTGATATACTGGATATGCACATGATAGGGTAGTGGAAGGACTCTGCTGATTGATTAGTGTACTCTGGTGTCTGAGCATTAGTATGTAGGCTGTTCCATGCTGGAACCCATACAG
This window encodes:
- the TTI1 gene encoding TELO2-interacting protein 1 homolog isoform X2, whose product is MAVFDTPQEAFGILRPVCVQLTKVQTTENVECLQAQLQTVSDSALQELQEYVLFPLRFTLKTPGPKRERLVQSVVQCITSILSTTCVKKQDLLQELFSELCLCLSSPSGLQPPAPLSEELKLTVIQALQVLMHSAYGDIILTLYQPSTLPHLGFAVSLLLALAEQEKAKQIKLAALKCLQVLILQCDCQEHHRLLDTVETRQCGNLFASFLPGISTALSRVITGDIKQGHMVTVSAIRLFYQTVCLVMADEQLATITQDEEKPSVEQSRVSELVVHRGPDWVKSTADKLSLLIHKIVEFASLHPHWKVRMELVELVHHLMLKCSQSLVESVGHLLKALVGLVNDESNEVQSKCHEILRSIAELRTVAENRALADILSENLHSLATALPRLMNSQDDQGKFSTLSLLLGSLKLLGPKVNIVLNSAAHLQRLSKALMQVLELDVADVKIVEERRWGPEDSLGEPSGSLQHGKGQKKYFRFFFDERIFLLIQQVCRVLGYYGNLYLLVDHFMGLYNESVVYRKQAAMVLNELITGAAGLGVDVLHERETAVSTEDLKGTITSILEEYTDQANWYLTTSIDTEGTSDELTVKHSGVCAIPRGAHSSSLISSSSPSSDPSPTIRSMNSNIWQICIQLEGVGCFAYVLGKEFRLLLASVLYPVLEKAGDSSLLISQTATGTMVDVCHACGYDSVQNLINGNSDYLVNGISLNLRRVAHQPHASQVLEAMLRHSDASLLPLVEDVIRDVLSALDQFYDDRASSFLGVLSTLVAALEVQAPPPEPEMNDSGAAGETPLPAHAQIAKDVMERCIHLLSDKSLRVRLKVLDVLEFCVIVLHLHENHLLPMAHRAWPALVTRLINDDPLAVLRAFKVLCTLAEKCGDFLKRRFSKDVLPKLAGSLVAQAPVSARAGPVYSHTLAFKLQLAVLQGLGLLCEKLDLGESDLNKVADACLIYLSAKQPVKLQEAARSVFLHLMCVDPDATWLFLNKICCPLPYEPPHPSLQPVKLGGMGRQRTEFTDNVLGLLGELQRQETAAFQAGPQEAPEPQPPSLTEALG
- the TTI1 gene encoding TELO2-interacting protein 1 homolog isoform X1, which produces MAVFDTPQEAFGILRPVCVQLTKVQTTENVECLQAQLQTVSDSALQELQEYVLFPLRFTLKTPGPKRERLVQSVVQCITSILSTTCVKKQDLLQELFSELCLCLSSPSGLQPPAPLSEELKLTVIQALQVLMHSAYGDIILTLYQPSTLPHLGFAVSLLLALAEQEKAKQIKLAALKCLQVLILQCDCQEHHRLLDTVETRQCGNLFASFLPGISTALSRVITGDIKQGHMVTVSAIRLFYQTVCLVMADEQLATITQDEEKPSVEQSRVSELVVHRGPDWVKSTADKLSLLIHKIVEFASLHPHWKVRMELVELVHHLMLKCSQSLVESVGHLLKALVGLVNDESNEVQSKCHEILRSIAELRTVAENRALADILSENLHSLATALPRLMNSQDDQGKFSTLSLLLGSLKLLGPKVNIVLNSAAHLQRLSKALMQVLELDVADVKIVEERRWGPEDSLGEPSGSLQHGKGQKKYFRFFFDERIFLLIQQVCRVLGYYGNLYLLVDHFMGLYNESVVYRKQAAMVLNELITGAAGLGVDVLHERETAVSTEDLKGTITSILEEYTDQANWYLTTSIDTEGTSDELTVKHSGVCAIPRGAHSSSLISSSSPSSDPSPTIRSMNSNIWQICIQLEGVGCFAYVLGKEFRLLLASVLYPVLEKAGDSSLLISQTATGTMVDVCHACGYDSVQNLINGNSDYLVNGISLNLRRVAHQPHASQVLEAMLRHSDASLLPLVEDVIRDVLSALDQFYDDRASSFLGVLSTLVAALVQWFVVGKGKEHPQEQNLEQQSSTSSQKQGEGSVITPMVQEVEQFFLDYIKQRQIAEGNLPATEEEEEEVQAPPPEPEMNDSGAAGETPLPAHAQIAKDVMERCIHLLSDKSLRVRLKVLDVLEFCVIVLHLHENHLLPMAHRAWPALVTRLINDDPLAVLRAFKVLCTLAEKCGDFLKRRFSKDVLPKLAGSLVAQAPVSARAGPVYSHTLAFKLQLAVLQGLGLLCEKLDLGESDLNKVADACLIYLSAKQPVKLQEAARSVFLHLMCVDPDATWLFLNKICCPLPYEPPHPSLQPVKLGGMGRQRTEFTDNVLGLLGELQRQETAAFQAGPQEAPEPQPPSLTEALG
- the TTI1 gene encoding TELO2-interacting protein 1 homolog isoform X3 → MAVFDTPQEAFGILRPVCVQLTKVQTTENVECLQAQLQTVSDSALQELQEYVLFPLRFTLKTPGPKRERLVQSVVQCITSILSTTCVKKQDLLQELFSELCLCLSSPSGLQPPAPLSEELKLTVIQALQVLMHSAYGDIILTLYQPSTLPHLGFAVSLLLALAEQEKAKQIKLAALKCLQVLILQCDCQEHHRLLDTVETRQCGNLFASFLPGISTALSRVITGDIKQGHMVTVSAIRLFYQTVCLVMADEQLATITQDEEKPSVEQSRVSELVVHRGPDWVKSTADKLSLLIHKIVEFASLHPHWKVRMELVELVHHLMLKCSQSLVESVGHLLKALVGLVNDESNEVQSKCHEILRSIAELRTVAENRALADILSENLHSLATALPRLMNSQDDQGKFSTLSLLLGSLKLLGPKVNIVLNSAAHLQRLSKALMQVLELDVADVKIVEERRWGPEDSLGEPSGSLQHGKGQKKYFRFFFDERIFLLIQQVCRVLGYYGNLYLLVDHFMGLYNESVVYRKQAAMVLNELITGAAGLGVDVLHERETAVSTEDLKGTITSILEEYTDQANWYLTTSIDTEGTSDELTVKHSGVCAIPRGAHSSSLISSSSPSSDPSPTIRSMNSNIWQICIQLEGVGCFAYVLGKEFRLLLASVLYPVLEKAGDSSLLISQTATGTMVDVCHACGYDSVQNLINGNSDYLVNGISLNLRRVAHQPHASQVLEAMLRHSDASLLPLVEDVIRDVLSALDQFYDDRASSFLGVLSTLVAALVQWFVVGKGKEHPQEQNLEQQSSTSSQKQGEGSVITPMVQEVEQFFLDYIKQRQIAEGNLPATEEEEEEVQAPPPEPEMNDSGAAGETPLPAHAQIAKDVMERCIHLLSDKSLRVRLKVLDVLEFCVIVLHLHENHLLPMAHRAWPALVTRLINDDPLAVLRAFKVLCTLAEKCGDFLKRRFSKDVLPKLAGSLVAQAPVSARAGPVYSHTLAFKLQLAVLQGLGLLCEKLDLGESDLNKVADACLIYLSAKQPVKLQEAARR